One Actinomycetospora corticicola genomic window, ACGGGCCAGCCGTGCTCGGCGGCGAACGCCTCGAGGTCGGCGGCCGAGGTCACCTCCGCGAACGGCGGGATCGGCTCGCCGAGCTCGGCGAGGCGGCGGCGCATCACGAGCTTGTCCTGGGCGTGGAGCAGCGCCTCCGGCCCGGGGTGCACCGTGACGCCGTCGGCGGCGAGCGCGGCGAGCAGCTCGCCGGGGACGTGCTCGTGGTCGAACGTCAGCGCCTCGGCGCCCTCGGCCACACGGCGCAGCGCCCCGAGGTCGCGGTGGTCGCCGATCTGCACCTCGGGGGTGACCATCGCCGCGGCCTCGTCGGGCGAGGTGGCCAGCACCCGCAGGGTCTGGCCGAGCGCGATCGCGGCCTGGTGGGTCATGCGGGCGAGCTGGCCGCCGCCGACCATGGCGACGACGGGCAGGCCGGTGCGCTCCTCCACGGCCGGGAAATCTAGTCGTCGACCCCGTCGGGGTCGCCCTCCGGGGCGATCACCGGGACGTCGAACCCGAGGATCCGGTCCCGCCGCGGCACGGCGGGTTCCGCGTCGCGCAGCTTGGCGAGGGTGTCGCCCACCCCGTCGAGGGAGGCGGGCAGGGCGACGATGCGGGCGCTCGGTGCGCCCATGACCCCGGAGGCGCCCGCGAGCCGGCGCGCCAGCATCCCGCGCAGCACCCGGACGCGGGCGGCGAGGCCCTCGCGCGGCGCGAGCACCACGACGGTGGACCGGCCGACCACCGCGATCGTCTCCCCGGCGTCGAACACGACCGCGGCCGCGTCCCCGGCTACGGTCAGCGGCGCGACCCGCGACCAGCCGGCGACCTGCAGCGTGACGACGACGAGGGCGTACCGGTCCCCCACCGACGTCCCGTGCGCGCGGGCCGCCCGGTAGACCTCGGCGAGCCGGGTCCGCAGGTAGCGGGCACTGGCCAGGCCCGAGAGCGGGTCGAGGGCGGCCGCCTCGGAGAGATCCCCGCAGGCCACGTCGGTCCAGCCCAGCGACACCACGCGGACCAGCCGCGAGCCCTCGGCCCCCGGCAGGCCCAGGCGGCGACGCTCCCCGAGAGCCCCCAGGGCACCGCTCACCGCGGTGTGCAGGGCCGCGAGATCGGACAGCGTCTCGTCGAGCCCGATCCCGGCGGCGGCGCGGGCCCCCGCCCAGCGGGTCAGGGCACGCTCCAGCGGCGGGCCGACCCGGCCGGAGAGGACGACGTCGCAGACCTCGTCGACCGCCGGGTCGGGCCACTCGCTCGCCACCGACCACCCGAGGGCGTTGCTGCACGCGAACCAGCGCTCCCGGAGCGCCGCGTGCCCGGGTCCCGGGCGACCGACGCCGGCGCCGCGGGCGAGGGGCTCGGGATCGGCGCCGACGGGTACGTCGTCGACCGCCTCGTCCCTGCGCTCGTCCGCGAGCGTCATCCCACGCACCTCCACCGTCGTTCGTGCCGCCGATCCACCGTCGGGTCGTCCGGTGACCGACGGTGTCGATCCGCCCGGTCGTCGTCGGCTCTCCCCCTGGCGACGCGCGAGACGGTCATCCGTGACGGTGACACTGCCGGGATCCTCCCCGAATCGGCCGCAGACTCGTCGCGGAGGGGGGAGGTGCGCCCAGATGGCCGATGTCGGCGATGTCGCGGCGGGCTCCGGCCTGCCCGGGCCCAGTGACGCCGACCTCCTCGCCGTCATCCGCGGCCGCCCCGCCGACACCGAGTCGACCGTCGCCTTCGGCACCCTCTACGACCGCCACCGCGACGCCGCACGCGCCCTCGCCCGGCAGCTGGCGCGCTCCCCCGCCGACGCCGACGACCTGGTCTCCGCCGCGTTCGCCCGCCTCCTCGAGATCCTGCGCGCGGGCGGTGGCCCCACCGAGGCGTTCCGTGCCTACCTGCTGACCTCGCTGCGCCACCTCGCCTACGACCGCACCCGCGCCGAGCGCCGCCTCGACCTCACCGAGGACATGGGCGAGGTCGTCGGCGTGGACCCCGCACGCACGGTCGTGCCGTTCGCCGACCCCGCCGTCGCCGGCCTCGAACGCTCGCTCGCCGCCCGCGCCTTCGCGACCCTCCCCGAACGCTGGCAGGCCGTCCTCTGGCACCTCGAGGTCGAGGGCGACTCGCCCGCCGACATCGCCCCGCTGTTCGGCCTCACCCCGAACGCCGTCTCCGCCCTCGGGTACCGCGCCCGCGAGGGGCTGCGCCAGGCCTACCTGCAGGAACACCTCTCCGGCGGTGGGCCCGGGGCGCCGCCGAAGGACCGCAGGCACCGGGAGACCGAGGAGAAGCTCGGCGCCTGGACCCGCGGCGGGCTCTCCAAGCGGGACGCCGTGAAGGTCGAGGAGCACCTGCGCGAGTGCGCCGAGTGCCGGGCCCTCGCGGCGGAACTGCGCGAGGTGAACTCCGGGATCGTGCGCACGGCGATCGCGCCCATGGTCCTCGGGGCGGCCCTCGTCGGGTACCTCGCCGCACGGCAGGGCGTGTGGGTCCCGGGCACCGCCGAGCTGGTCGTCGCCGGGAGCGGCGTCGTCGGGGTGCTCGGCGCGCTCGGCGGCCTCACCCGCACCGCGGAGGTCCCGCGCTCCCGGCGCCTCGGGGCGGCCGTCGTCGGCCTCGCGGGACTCGGCATCGCCACCGCGACCGCGCTCACCGCGGTCGGCCCGGACACCCCCGTCGCCGCTCCCCCCGCGGTCCTCCTTCCCGACGTCGGGTCGGTGCCGGTCCCGCCGCCCGCTCCCGCGCCCGTTCCCGACGGCGGGTCGGCGCCGGGCCCGGGGTCCGGCGCTGCGGGGACGGGCTCCGCGAGGTCGCCCGGCATGGGGTCGGGCGTCCGCGCGGGGTCGGCCGACGCGGGGTCGGGCGCCCGTGCGGGGTCGGCCGACGCGGCCGGTCGGGACCCCGGTGCGAGATGGTCCGAGGGGTCCCCTCGCCCTGACGGGTCGCCCGGCTCCGACGGTCCCCCGCGCTCCGACGGTCCCCCGCGCTCACACGGTTCCCCGGGCTCCGGCGGGTCGCCCGGCTCCGGCGGAACCCCGGGCCGGGGGTCGTCGCGCCCGACCACCACCGTCCCGTCGTCGGGAACGGTGACCTCGGGCCACTGGGGCACCGACGGGAGCAGCCTCACCGCCGGCGGCCGGCTCGTGGACCTGGACGCCCTCGAGCGGGACCTCGTCAGCGACCGCCTCCCCCGCAAGGGCCTGCTGGAACCGGTCCTGGACGTGCTCCTCCACTGATCACCGGATGTCCGGTGCCGTCGGGCCCCCGACGCAACCGCACTGGGCACCCGCTCGACCGGCCCGCCCCGCCCGGGACCTGGATCCGCGACGTTCCGGTGATCGCGGTCGACCAGCCGTGCGTCGATGGCGCCATCGACGCGTCCGGTGACACGGATCGGCCACCGACGCCGGAGCGAGCGTGGCGGGCTGCTGACACTCGACGTCAGCGGTGGCACGCGGCTGACAAAGCGGTCGGCGGCGCGGGAGAGTGCACGCCATGAGCGACCCGACCCCTGCCGTCCGCGCGTCGGACGTCGAACGCGAGCAGGTGGCCGACCTCGTCCGGCGGGCCGTCGGGGACGGACGGCTCACGATGGTCGAGGGTGACGAGCGGCAGCGGGCCGCCTACGCCGCGACCTTCCGGCACGAGTTGGCGCCGATCACGGCGGACCTGGAGCCGACCAGGGAAGCCGCCCGACCCGCCGTCGGGAAGGAGCTCGTGCAGCGGCCGGACTCGACCGGGTCGATCGCCGTGATGAGCGGGGCCGACCGGGCCGGGACGTGGACGCCGGGGCTCACGCACCGCGCGGTGAGCGTGATGGGCGGGACGAACCTCGACCTGCGGCACGCGCAGCTGGACGGCCGCGGCGTGACGCTGCAGATCGTGTCGATCATGGGCGGGGCGAACGTCGACCTGCGCGGGGTCGGTCAGGACGTCACGGTGCAGGCGTTCGCGCTGATGGGCGGGTGCGAGGTCGTCGTCGACCCGGACACCGTCGTGGAGGTCACGGGCGTGGGGTTCATGGGCGGCTTCGCCGACCAGGCCGGCGCGCCCGCGCGGCCGGGAGGGCCCCGTGTCCGGGTCACCGGCTTCGCGATGATGGGCGGCGTCTCGGTCTCCCGCCGCCCGCTCGCCGTCGAGGGCGCTCAGTAGCGGCGCCCCACCTCCAGCTCCGAGGCGCGGGAGGCCCCGGCCAGCCCGACGGTGAGGTCGAGCTCGGCGAGCACGTCCGCGACCACCTGCTCGACGCCGTCCGCGCCGGCGAGGGCGAGCCCCCAGACGAAGGGCCGCCCGAGGCACACCGCGCGGGCCCCGAGGGCCAGGGCGACCGCGACGTCCGCGCCGGTGCGCACCCCCGAGTCGAGCAGCACCGGCAGCCGGTCGGCCACCGCCCCGACCACACCGGGCAGCGCGTCGAGCGCGGCGACCGCGTGGTCGACCTGCCGCCCTCCGTGGTTGGACACCAGCACCGCGTCGACCCCGGCGTCGACCGCCCGTCGGGCGTCGTCGGGGTGCAGGACGCCCTTGAGCACCACCGGGAGCGAGGTCCGCGACCGGAGTGTCGCGACGTCGGCCCAGCTCAGGTGCGGGCGGGAGTAGACGTCGAGGAACGTCTCGACGGCGGCCCGGGGCAGCGGGGAGCGCAGGTTCTCCAGCGGCGACCCCGGGAAGTTCCGCGTGATCTCCAGCAGCGTCCGGACGGCCTGAGGGGTGACGCGCGGGGCCGGACCCGACCGCGGGGCCGCCGCCCGCTCCCGCGCGAGCCGCGAGAACACCGGGTCGGACGTGTACTGCGCGATGCCGAGCCCGCGACTGAACGGCAGGTGCCCGAGGTCGAGGTCCCGCGGGCGCCAGCCGAGCATCGTCGTGTCGAGGGTGACGACGACGGCCTCGCACCCGGTCGCCTCGGCCCGCGCGAGGAAGCTGTCGACGAGGTCGTCGGAGGTCGACCAGTAGAGCTGGAACCACCGCCGTCCGATCCCGGCGAGCGACTCCATCGAGGCGCCCGCCTGATTGCTGACGATCATCGGCACCCCCGCGGCGGCCGCACCCCGGGCCACCGCGAGGTCCGCGCCCCGGCGCACGAGGTCGAGGGCGCCGATCGGCGCGAGCAGCAGCGGGTGCTCGAGACGGCGACCGAACAGCTCGACGGAGAGGTCCCGGGACCCGACGTCGCGCAGGACCCGCGGGACGGTCTGCCACCGCTCGAAGGCCGCCCGGTTGGCCCGGACCGTGGCCTCGGCGCCCGCCCCACCGGTCACGTACGCGTCGGCGCGCCGCGACATCGCCCGCCGTGCGCGCTGCTCGAGCTCGCCCGTCGTCGTCGGGACCCGGGGCCGGGCGCCCGAGACGCCGTCGCGGTAGACCTGCTCCTGGCGGGCGCGGCCCGCGCCGATCGTCATGGCAC contains:
- a CDS encoding DUF1707 SHOCT-like domain-containing protein, with protein sequence MSDPTPAVRASDVEREQVADLVRRAVGDGRLTMVEGDERQRAAYAATFRHELAPITADLEPTREAARPAVGKELVQRPDSTGSIAVMSGADRAGTWTPGLTHRAVSVMGGTNLDLRHAQLDGRGVTLQIVSIMGGANVDLRGVGQDVTVQAFALMGGCEVVVDPDTVVEVTGVGFMGGFADQAGAPARPGGPRVRVTGFAMMGGVSVSRRPLAVEGAQ
- a CDS encoding sigma-70 family RNA polymerase sigma factor, which produces MADVGDVAAGSGLPGPSDADLLAVIRGRPADTESTVAFGTLYDRHRDAARALARQLARSPADADDLVSAAFARLLEILRAGGGPTEAFRAYLLTSLRHLAYDRTRAERRLDLTEDMGEVVGVDPARTVVPFADPAVAGLERSLAARAFATLPERWQAVLWHLEVEGDSPADIAPLFGLTPNAVSALGYRAREGLRQAYLQEHLSGGGPGAPPKDRRHRETEEKLGAWTRGGLSKRDAVKVEEHLRECAECRALAAELREVNSGIVRTAIAPMVLGAALVGYLAARQGVWVPGTAELVVAGSGVVGVLGALGGLTRTAEVPRSRRLGAAVVGLAGLGIATATALTAVGPDTPVAAPPAVLLPDVGSVPVPPPAPAPVPDGGSAPGPGSGAAGTGSARSPGMGSGVRAGSADAGSGARAGSADAAGRDPGARWSEGSPRPDGSPGSDGPPRSDGPPRSHGSPGSGGSPGSGGTPGRGSSRPTTTVPSSGTVTSGHWGTDGSSLTAGGRLVDLDALERDLVSDRLPRKGLLEPVLDVLLH
- a CDS encoding alpha-hydroxy-acid oxidizing protein — protein: MTIGAGRARQEQVYRDGVSGARPRVPTTTGELEQRARRAMSRRADAYVTGGAGAEATVRANRAAFERWQTVPRVLRDVGSRDLSVELFGRRLEHPLLLAPIGALDLVRRGADLAVARGAAAAGVPMIVSNQAGASMESLAGIGRRWFQLYWSTSDDLVDSFLARAEATGCEAVVVTLDTTMLGWRPRDLDLGHLPFSRGLGIAQYTSDPVFSRLARERAAAPRSGPAPRVTPQAVRTLLEITRNFPGSPLENLRSPLPRAAVETFLDVYSRPHLSWADVATLRSRTSLPVVLKGVLHPDDARRAVDAGVDAVLVSNHGGRQVDHAVAALDALPGVVGAVADRLPVLLDSGVRTGADVAVALALGARAVCLGRPFVWGLALAGADGVEQVVADVLAELDLTVGLAGASRASELEVGRRY
- a CDS encoding GGDEF domain-containing protein is translated as MTLADERRDEAVDDVPVGADPEPLARGAGVGRPGPGHAALRERWFACSNALGWSVASEWPDPAVDEVCDVVLSGRVGPPLERALTRWAGARAAAGIGLDETLSDLAALHTAVSGALGALGERRRLGLPGAEGSRLVRVVSLGWTDVACGDLSEAAALDPLSGLASARYLRTRLAEVYRAARAHGTSVGDRYALVVVTLQVAGWSRVAPLTVAGDAAAVVFDAGETIAVVGRSTVVVLAPREGLAARVRVLRGMLARRLAGASGVMGAPSARIVALPASLDGVGDTLAKLRDAEPAVPRRDRILGFDVPVIAPEGDPDGVDD